The DNA sequence ATTGTTTTCTTTTGAATCCATGCTTCAGCCCTAGACGTTATAATCTTGTGAATAGATTTTCCTTCACTATCATCGGCATATTCTTTCAAAGTTTTTCCTTGGGATCTTTCCTCACCATGAGAAAATATACCAAAAGGGGACTGCATCACATCACCTCTGGGTGTGCTAGCTCCACTGGAATTAGCATCCTCTCTGTGGTCTGCAACACCAACTTCTGAGAAACTATGCTCAGATTGATGACTTCCTCCGCTCCCGCTTTCACGATCACCGTTATTTTCTCCAGTCCGGATTCTTGACTTAACTTTGTTACTTACCTTTGATGCCTGTTTAATGGTTCTAACATCAAGACATGCTATGCTATACTAGTATAAATTACAGAAACATGAAAGTTACAGCACTAACCAAATTTGAGAACTTGGATGCTATAGAAGTTTGGAGAGGCTGCTGAGTATCAAGGCCAAGTTTATTTGAAATGCTACTTCTAAGAGGCCTAGAGCCTGAACCTGATTCAGCATTGTTTGCACCCAAGCACGGAACTCTCGTTTCAACGAAGAGCCGCGAATCACTCGAGACACAGATAATCCCAACTAAACTTCCATCATCATCATAGAAAGGAGTATTCGTCGCCACCGCCAAGAACTGCTCTCCCATCTTGTTCTTGACCGGGAATTGCCCAGTCCAGCTCTCTCCCATTACGACACGGTTCACAATATCTTCAGCCAAGGCAAAATCCCTGGGGTCAACAATCAGCTCAATCCCATCCTGCCCAAGAGCTTCCTCCGCAGCATAACCATACAGATTTTCGGCACTCCGGTTCCTGCAAAATCATTGCAAATCAAATCCAAGGGAGTGAAGGGGCGGAAAAAACTCTAAATGTAGGTCCCTCACTCCCCACAATTCATGCAATCAACAAGACAAGACAGGACAGAACATATCAAAACTAACATGCACATCCATTTTTAGCTAAGGACTTGTCATCTCCAAAATTCAAATCATATATACACAATTCAACAACCCATAATAATACTTAACCACACCCCATTGCAACAAAATGAAAActtttaaacaaaaatagaaagacTGACCAGTAGATTATCCGAGAGGTAAGATCCAATATATGAACGGACTGTCCCATTGACTGCAAAATATTAAGATACTGTCTATCAGTAAAATTCACGGCGGAAGGACCACACTTTGCACCACCACCTCCTTCACCTTCTTTTTTGGGATCACTGCGACTCTCTCTCTGCAGAGGTGAAGATTGCTTAAAGGAACAAGAGCCTCTCTTCCATGCGGCAGCTGAGGCTCCATCGGCGGGTCCCCTCTTCGGCGGTGCACCCAATCTAGAACGCTGGGGAGAGACGGAGTGAGACCTCTGGCGATGGTGGTGGTGGCTTCTGGTGGCATCAGAAAGCTTGAGCCTTGACATCTCTTGCTTGAGATGCTCGTGACCTTCCTCTAGCTGCTCGATCTTCTTCATAAGCTCTTCCGTTGGTGGCGTtcccattttttcttttcttccttcttcttcttcttctcttcacatAAATTCAACTCAATCTTTGTTTTTTAGATGTGCCTCCCACCAATAACAACATTCATTTCCATCTCACACTTCCACACACCCACACCCCATAAAGAAAAAGTCTCCAGCTTTATTATTCACTAactcacacactctctctctcagAATGCTAACAGAAACCAGAAAGAGATATGTTATGGGTTGAAATTGATTAGACAAACTTtatttctcatcatttttttcaATTGGATGTCCTATGTCAATATCtctgactctctctctctctctcccctctccggTCAATAAAGCCAGACCttctttaactatttttttattatacatattttttaaaaaatatctctttttattGCTTGCATTTCCTGGTTtatctgcttcttcttcaactctgGTTGTATTGTGTTGTGTATGAAGTTAACTGTTCTTTGGTCTTATCATTAATATATCTCAATCCAGCTATTTGGAGCAAAGCAAGAGTTAATGATATAGTAACACTTCCACGCGCCAACTCACGAGTGTAAAGCACGGAAGCCATAGTCCAATCTGCAGGGCGCGTCACCATTCCTAACGGCCATTAGAGAATTTGCTTCACTTTCGTAAACTTATTCTGTCTTTTTATTATAAAGTTGCTTCTTTGATATTGGTTCATTCTCACATTACCaagtttttttggtgactaaatagaaaagaaagaaaaaagagacaaaaccaaattaattggct is a window from the Arachis hypogaea cultivar Tifrunner chromosome 1, arahy.Tifrunner.gnm2.J5K5, whole genome shotgun sequence genome containing:
- the LOC112703219 gene encoding uncharacterized protein, coding for MGTPPTEELMKKIEQLEEGHEHLKQEMSRLKLSDATRSHHHHRQRSHSVSPQRSRLGAPPKRGPADGASAAAWKRGSCSFKQSSPLQRESRSDPKKEGEGGGGAKCGPSAVNFTDRQYLNILQSMGQSVHILDLTSRIIYWNRSAENLYGYAAEEALGQDGIELIVDPRDFALAEDIVNRVVMGESWTGQFPVKNKMGEQFLAVATNTPFYDDDGSLVGIICVSSDSRLFVETRVPCLGANNAESGSGSRPLRSSISNKLGLDTQQPLQTSIASKFSNLASKVSNKVKSRIRTGENNGDRESGSGGSHQSEHSFSEVGVADHREDANSSGASTPRGDVMQSPFGIFSHGEERSQGKTLKEYADDSEGKSIHKIITSRAEAWIQKKTMAWPWKANDQEGSEAKDVRVAVPFLSNDHQETQKQERQGGERNRPSNNEASGSWSSSININSTSSASSCGSAGSCAVNNKVDVDTDCLDYEILWEDLTIGEQIGQGSCGTVYHALWYGSDVAVKVFSKQEYSDDVILSFRQEVSVIKRLRHPNILLFMGAVTSPQRLCIVTEFLPRGSLCRLLHRNTPKLDWRRRVHMALDIARGVNYLHHCNPPIIHRDLKSSNLLVDKNWTVKVCDFGLSRLKHETFLTTKTGRGTPQWMAPEVLRNEPSDEKSDVYSFGVILWELATEKIPWDNLNSMQVIGAVGFMDQRLEIPKDVDPRWASIIESCWHRDPASRPTFRELLEKLRELQRRYAIQFQAARSAGGESPQKES